The sequence ATCACCGCGCCGGCGGTGCTGGCGGCATGCGGGATCGGGTTCCTCGCCTGCGCACTGCTGATGGTGAACAACATCCGCGACATCCCTACCGACCGTGAGGCGGGCAAGTTCACCCTGGCGGTCCGGGTCGGCGAGACCTGGGCCCGGCGGGGCTATGCGGCCTTCCTCGCACTCGGTGTACTCGGCCCGGTACTGATCGCGTTCTGGGCACCGTTGGCGCTGCTGCTGATGATCGCCGTGATCCCGGTGGTGGTGCTGTCCGGCCGGGTGCTCGGTGGCGCGACCGGACGAGATCTGATCCTGGTGCTACGGGACACCGGGTTCCTGGAACTAGCCGTCGGCCTTGGGGTGCTCGTCACGCTGCTCGTCTGAGCCGGCTGAGTCGCGGGTGCCCGAGCCGCGCGGTTCGTCTGGCTCGGCCGCTTCCTCGCCGAGCGGGGCGTCCTCGTCGTCGGCATCCGGGGCGAGCCGGTCCTCTTCCTCACCGAGCAGGGCATCCTCATCGTCGGCATCCGAAGCGATCCGATCCTCCCACCCGGTCTTCCCGCGCCCACGGGAGGCCAGCCACTCGGCCGAGGCACGGCGAAACTTGTCCAGCAGCACGTAGGAAAGCCCGGCGCCGACCAGCACCGCGGCAACCACCAGAAGCACTCCGCGCATCCCGGCCAGGTAGAGACCACCGCCCGCCGCGACGATCAACAGGATGCGAAGCAGGCTGTAGACGAGTACGGGCATGCCACACAGCGTAGGCTCAGGTCATGAGGTTTCTCGTCGTCCTGGCAGTGATCGCGATCACGGTCTACTCCGTGATCGATTGCGCACGCGCCGAGGACCGGCAGCGCAGGGGGCTACCCGCGTGGCTGTGGGTAACCGTGATCGTCGTGCTCCCCGGAGTGGGTGGCCTCGTCTGGCTGCTGGTCAGCCGGACGGCACCGGACCCGCGGCCACGTGGATACGCGCGGCCGAGCCGCCCGGTGGCCCCGGACGACGATCCGGACTTTCTGGCTGGACTGGCGCGGCAGACTCCTCGGGAGAGCCCCCAGGCGCCCGCACCGGACGTCCCAGAGACACCGGAGGAGTCCGGTTCAGAGCGAGACCAGAGCAGTTCCGAGCGTGACGACCCCGACGAGGATCGCGAGCAGAGGGGCAAGCCGAACAGTGAGGATGGCGAGCAGCCGACCCGCGAGGACCGCGGCCGGCGCAGCCCGGAGTAGTCGGTCTCCCTCAGCACTGCCGTAGGCGCGAGGGTCGGAGTCGTAGGATTGCAGGTCGACGCAGCCCAGTGATTGCGCGTTGAGCCGACGGTCGCCGCCTCGCATCACTCCGTCGGCGAGTCGGTCACTGCCTCCTGAACCTTCTCGATCAACTCCTGGGTTTGGCGAAGGTCGGCCGCCCCTAGCTCGGTGCCCACCCGATCTGCCCACTGCTTCTGGGCGACTGCGATCTCCGCGATCGCTAGCCGCCCCTCGTCGGTCGGGCAGATCAGCTTGGCGCGCTTGTGCTCGGGGTTGGCCTGGTACTCGGCGAGCCCCTCGGCGACTAGCAGATCCGCGACGCGTTGGACGCTCTGCCGGGCCATGCCGCGACCTCTGGCGATCTGGGCGACGGTGGCCGGTGCGTCCATCGCCATGTCGAGCACCACCCAGCGGGCGAGTGAGAGCCCCGAGACCCCCGCGAGCTCTTCGCCGATAGCGCTCACCCGCCCGCCCAGTTGTGCGATCGCGACGACCAGGCCGGTGAACAGGTCCCCTTCTGACGTCCGGGGCGGACGCTCATTCTTCTTGACAGCGTGCTGTCGTTCTCCTAGGCTTCGTGACATGACAGCATAC is a genomic window of Ruania zhangjianzhongii containing:
- a CDS encoding DUF4229 domain-containing protein, with amino-acid sequence MPVLVYSLLRILLIVAAGGGLYLAGMRGVLLVVAAVLVGAGLSYVLLDKFRRASAEWLASRGRGKTGWEDRIASDADDEDALLGEEEDRLAPDADDEDAPLGEEAAEPDEPRGSGTRDSAGSDEQRDEHPKADG
- a CDS encoding PLD nuclease N-terminal domain-containing protein, which encodes MRFLVVLAVIAITVYSVIDCARAEDRQRRGLPAWLWVTVIVVLPGVGGLVWLLVSRTAPDPRPRGYARPSRPVAPDDDPDFLAGLARQTPRESPQAPAPDVPETPEESGSERDQSSSERDDPDEDREQRGKPNSEDGEQPTREDRGRRSPE
- a CDS encoding MarR family winged helix-turn-helix transcriptional regulator, encoding MSRSLGERQHAVKKNERPPRTSEGDLFTGLVVAIAQLGGRVSAIGEELAGVSGLSLARWVVLDMAMDAPATVAQIARGRGMARQSVQRVADLLVAEGLAEYQANPEHKRAKLICPTDEGRLAIAEIAVAQKQWADRVGTELGAADLRQTQELIEKVQEAVTDSPTE